The region GGTGGGCTTCACCCGCACGACGCGGCGCCGCTCCGCCGCCGAGCTGAGCGAGATGATCGAGCGGTTCTCCTCCAGCACCACCGACGTGATCGCCGAGGGGCACGGCCGGATCGTCAAGACGGTCGGCGACGAGGTCCTCTTCGTGGCCGACGACGCGGGCGCGGCCGCCGCGATCGCCCTCGCGCTGCGGGAGCGGGTCGAGGCCGAACCGTCACTCCCCCGGCTGCGGATCGGCGTCGCGTACGGGGAGGTCCTGGTCCGCTACGGGGACGTGTACGGCGAGGTCGTCAACATCGCCGCGCGGCTCACCAGCCACGCGCGGCCGGACTCGATCCTGGTGGACCGCGAGGTGGCCGCGGCGCTCCGGGACGACCCGCGCTTCCAGATCCGTCCGCTCAGGCCGCTGCAGGTCCGCGGCTACCGCAACCTGCACCCGTTCCTGCTCGGCGGCGCCGGCTGACGAGGGGCCCGGGAACGACGAACGGCCCGCTCGTCCCGACCTACGGGACGAACGGGCCGTACGGGAAGAAGGGCGCTGGTCAGACCCGGAAGCCGAGGGCGCGCAGCTGCTCGCGGCCGTCCTCGGTGATCTTCTCCGGGCCCCACGGCGGCATCCAGACCCAGTTGATCGTGATGTCCTCGACGAGGCCGCCGGTGCCGCCACCGGTGAGGGCGCTGCGCGCCTGCTCCTCGATGACGTCCGTGAGCGGGCAGGCGGCGGAGGTCAGGGTCATGTCGATGATCGCCTTGTTGTCCTGCACGGCGAGGCCGTAGACGAGGCCGAGGTCGACGACGTTGATCCCCAGCTCGGGGTCCACGACGTCCCGCATGGCCTCCTCGATGTCGTCGAGGGAGGGGCCTTCCGCGGCGGCCGCGGAAGGCTCGGGCATCCCGGCAGCGCCCCGGACGACCTCCTCCTCGGCGGCGGGGGTGGTCTCGGTCGTGTCGCTCATGCCTGGGCTCCCTTCGGGGTTGCCTCGTCGTGTACCCGGACCACGGCGTCCTTGAACGCCATCCAGCCCAGGAGCGCGCACTTGACCCGCGCCGGGTACTTCGCGACGCCCGCGAAGGCGACGCCGTCCCCGATCACGGCCTCGTCCGGCTCCACCTTGCCCCGGCCCTGCGCCATCTCCTGGAACGAGGCCAGGATGCGGAAGGCCTCGTCGACGCTCTGCCCGACGACGAGATCGGTCATCACCGACGTCGAGGCCTGGCTGATCGAGCAGCCCAGGCTCTCGTAGGAGACGTCCTGGACCTTCTCGCCGGACTCGTCCAGCTTCACCCGCAGCGTCACCTCGTCCCCGCAGGTCGGGTTGACGTGGTGGGTCTCCGCGTCGAACGGGTCCCGCAGGCCCGCCCCGTGGGGCGAGCGGTAGTGATCCAGGATGATCTCCTGGTACATCTGCTCGAGCCGCATTCCTAGCTCACCCCGAAGAAGTCCCGGGCGGCCCGCACACCCTCGGCGAGCTGGGCCACCTCGTCCACCGTCGTGTACACGTGGAACGACGCGCGGACGGTCGCGGCGATTCCGAAGCGGCGGTGCAGCGGCCAGGCGCAGTGGTGCCCGACCCGCACCGCGATGCCGCGGTCGTCGAGGACCTGGCCGACGTCGTGCGCGTGCACGTCCTCCACCACGAAGCTCACCGCGCCCCCGCGGGCCTCGAGCGAGTCCGGCCCGACGATCCGGACGCCCGGGACCTCGCGCAGGGTGTCCAGCGCGACCTTCACCAGCTCCAGCTCGTGGGCCGCGACCCTGTCCATGCCGATCGCGGAGAGATAGTCCACCGCCGCGCCCAGGCCCACGGCCTGCGACGTCATCGGCACGCCGGCCTCGAACCGCTGCGGCGGCGGCGCGTAGGACGAGCCCTCCATCCGCACCAGCTCGATCATCGAGCCGCCGGTGAGGAACGGCGGCATGGCCTCGAGCAGCTCGGTGCGCCCGTAGAGCACGCCGACACCGGACGGGCCGAGCATCTTGTGCCCGGAGAACGCCGCGAAGTCCACGCCGAGCGCCGTCAGGTTGACCGGCATGTGCGGCACGGACTGGCACGCGTCGAGGACGGTCAGCGCGCCGACCGCCCTCGCCCGCCGGACCAGCTCCTCGACCGGCGCGATCGAACCCAGCACGTTCGACTGGTGCGCGAACGCGACGACCTTCGTGCGGTCGGTGAGCTCGAGGGAGTCCAGGTCGATCCGGCCGTCCGCGGTCACCGAGTACCAGCGCAGGGTCGCCCCGGTCCGCCGGCACAGCTCCTGCCACGGGACCAGGTTGGCGTGGTGCTCCAGCTCGGTCACGACGATCTCGTCCCCGGGGCCGAGCGCGAACCGCTCGGACTCGGGGCCGAGCCCGGTCCTGATCGACGAGTTGCTCATCGCGTACGCCACGAGGTTGATCGCCTCGGTGGCGTTCTTGACGAACACCAGCTCCGCCGGGTCCGCACCGACGAACGCGGCGATCCGCGCGCGGGCGGACTCGTAGTCGTCCGTCGCCTCCTCGGCCAACTGGTGCGCGCCGCGGTGGACCGCGGCGTTGTGCTGCTCGAGGAAGGCGCGCTCGGCGTCGAGCACCTGGCGGGGCCGCTGCGAGGTGGCCCCGGAGTCCAGGTAGACCAGCGGACGGCCCTCGCGGACCGTGCGCTGCAGGATCGGGAAGTCGTCGCGGATCGTGGCGACATCCAGACCCGAGGGATGGGTCTGAACGGTGGTCATCAGACGACGGCCTCCGCCTGGGCGGCCTTGACGAAGCGCTCGTAGCCGTTCTTCTCGAGGTCGTCCGCCAGCTCGGGGCCGCCGGACTCGACGACGCGGCCCGCGGCGAACACGTGCACGTGGTCGGGCTTGATGTACTGCAGGATCCGCGTGTAGTGCGTGATCAGCAGGACACCGGTCTCGCCGCCCTCGCGGTAGCGGTTCACGCCCTCGGACACGACGCGCAGCGCGTCGACGTCCAGGCCGGAGTCCGTCTCGTCCAGCACCGCGATCTTCGGCTTGAGCAGGGCGAGCTGGAGCACCTCGTGGCGCTTCTTCTCGCCGCCGGAGAAGCCCTCGTTGACCGAGCGGTCCGCGAAGTCCGGGTCGATGTCGAGGTCGTTCATCGCGCCCTTGACCTCCTTGACCCAGGTCCGGAGCTTGGGGGCCTCGCCACGGACCGCGGTGGCCGCGGAGCGCAGGAAGTTCGCCATCGAGACGCCGGGGACCTCGACCGGGTACTGCATGGCCAGGAAGAGGCCGGCGCGGGCGCGCTCGTCGACGGTCATGTCGAGCACGTTCTCGCCGTCGAGGAGGACCTCGCCGCTCGTGATCTCGTACTTGGGGTGGCCGGCGATGGCGTAGGCCAGCGTCGACTTGCCCGAGCCGTTCGGGCCCATGATCGCGTGGGTCTCGCCGGCGCGGACGGTGAGGTTCACCCCGCGCAGGATCTCCTTGGGCCCGTCCTCGGTGGTCACCGAGGCGTGCAGGTCCTTGATCTCCAAGGTGGACATCGTGAGAGTCAGCTCCGTCTTCGCAGAAAGTGTGGTGGGGGCGCGGTGCCGTCAGGCGCCGGCGAGGGCCAGCTCGGCCTCGATGGCGGCCTCGAGGCGCTCGCGCAGCTCGGGGGTCGGGAGCCGCTGCAGGATCTCGCCGAAGAAGCCGCGGACGACCAGGCGGCGAGCGACGTCCTCGGGGATGCCGCGGCTCTGCAAGTAGAACAGCTGCTCGTCGTCGAATCTTCCGGTGGCGCTGGCGTGCCCGGCGCCGGCGATCTCGCCGGTCTCGATCTCCAGGTTCGGCACCGAGTCCGCCCGGGCGTGCTCGGTGAGCACGAGGTTCCGGTTGAACTCGAAGGTCTCGGTGTTCTCGGCCGCGGCCCGGATGAGCACGTCCCCGATCCACACCGTGTGCGCGTTCGTGGCGCCCTGCATGCCCTGCAGGGCGTTCTTGTAGAGCACGTTGGACTTGCAGTTCGGCACCGCGTGGTCGACGAGCAGGCGCTGCTCGAGGTGCTGGCCGGCGTCGGCGAACCCGAGGCCCAGCAGCTCCGCGTCCCCGCCCGGGCCGGTGTAGCGCACGGTGGGGCTGACCCGGACCAGGTCCCCGCCCAGCGATACCGCGATGGCGCGCAGGGTGGCGTCCCGGCCGATGCTCAGGTGGTGCGCGGCCACGTGCACCGCGTCGTCCGCCCACTCGTCGGTGACGACGAGGTTGAGCCGGGAGCCGTCCGCCAGCACGACCTCGAGGTTGTCCGCCAGGACACCCGAGCCGCGCTGCACCAGCACGACCGTGGCCTCGGTGTGCGGGGTGGTGCGCAGCTGCAGGTGCAGCGCCGCGCTCTCCCCACGCCCGGGCCGTCCACGGTGACCGTGACCGGCTCGGGCGTGCCGTCGATCGTGACGACGGTGGCCTCACGGAAGGCGCTCCACGCGGCGGCCGCGATGCGGTCCGCGGGGATACCGGCCGCACCGAGGCGCGTGTCGTCCCGGCCGACCGTCTCGACGGTGACGCCGTCGACCGCCGGGACGTCGACCTTCGCCGACCCGGTGAACGTCGCGGTGCCGTCGTGCAGCCCGCGCAGCCGCTTCATCGGCGTGAAGCGCCAGTTCTCCTCGCGGCCGCCGGGGACCTCGAAGGCCTCGACGTCCGTGGACTGGAAACGCTCACCGGCGCTGGCCTCGGGAACGATGCCCGAGCCCCGCTTGGCGCCCTTCAGTTCCGGGGCGAGCCCGGAGACGACCTCGGTCATCCGACCGAACCCTCCATCTGCAGTTCGATGAGCCGGTTCAGCTCCAGCGCGTACTCCATGGGCAGCTCGCGCGCGATGGGCTCGACGAACCCGCGCACGACCATCGCCATGGCCTCGTCCTCGGTCAGGCCCCGGCTCATCAGGTAGAAGAGCTGGTCGCCGCTGACCTTGGAGACCGTGGCCTCGTGGCCCATCGAGACGTCGTCGGTGCGAACGTCCACGTACGGATAGGTGTCGCTGCGACTGATCGTGTCGACCAGCAGCGCGTCGCACTTCACCGTCGAGCGGGAGTTCTTCGCCCGCGCGTTGACCTGCACGAGACCACGGTAGGAGGTCCGGCCGCCGCCGCGCGCCACCGACTTCGAGATGATCGTCGAGGACGTGTTCGGCGCCATGTGCACCATCTTCGCGCCGGCGTCCTGGTGCTGGCCCTCGCCCGCGAAGGCGATCGAGAGGACCTCGCCCTTCGCGTGCTCGCCCATCAGCCAGACCGCCGGGTACTTCATGGTCACCTTGGAGCCGAGGTTGCCGTCGACCCACTCCATGGTCGCGCCCTCCTCGGCCTTGGCGCGCTTGGTGACCAGGTTGTAGACGTTGTTCGACCAGTTCTGGATGGTCGTGTAGCGGCAGCGGCCGCCCTTCTTCACGACGATCTCGACGACCGCGGAGTGCAGCGAGTCCGACTTGTAGATCGGCGCGGTGCAGCCCTCGACGTAGTGCACGTAGGCACCCTCGTCGACGATGATCAGCGTCCGCTCGAACTGGCCCATGTTCTCGGTGTTGATCCGGAAGTAGGCCTGCAGCGGGATGTCCACGTGCACGCCCGGCGGCACGTAGATGAACGAGCCGCCCGACCACACGGCCGAGTTCAGCGCGGAGAACTTGTTGTCCCCGGACGGGATGACCGAGCCGAAGTACTCCCGGAAGAGCTCCGGGTGCTCCTTGAGCGCGGTGTCCGTGTCGAGGAAGATCACGCCCTGCTCCTCCAGGTCCTCGCGGATCTGGTGGTAGACGACCTCGGACTCGTACTGCGCCGCGACACCGGACACCAGGCGGGCCTTCTCGGCCTCCGGGATGCCCAGCTTGTCGTAGGTGTTCTTGATGTCCTCGGGCAGTTCCTCCCAGGAGGTGGCCTGCTTCTCCGTGGACCGCACGAAGTACTTGATGTTGTCGAAGTCGATCCCCGACAGGTCCGACCCCCAGCGGGGCATCGGCTTGCGCTCGAACAGGTCCAGCGCCTTCAGTCGGAAGTCGAGCATCCACTGCGGCTCGCTCTTGAGCCGCGAGATGTCGGCGACGACGTCGGCGGAGAGCCCACGGCGGGCGGTGGCACCGGCTGCGTCCGAGTCGGCCCAACCGAAGTCGTACCGGCCGAGCGTCGCGAGCGTCTCCTCCTGGGTGAGCCCTGGCTTCACTTCAGGGGCTGTCGTCATTCGGACTGCCTCCCTTTCGGGACTGTGGTGGTGTGGTCGGACCGCGTGAAGAGTTCGGGACCCTCGAGCGGAACGTGTGTGGTGCACGTGGAGTCTCCACGCGCGATGGTGGCCAGCCGCTGGACGTGCGTGCCGAGGAGCTCGGCGAAGGCCTTGGTCTCGGCCTCGCAGAGCTGGGGGAACTCGGCCGCGACGTGGGCCACCGGACAGTGGTGCTGGCAGAGCTGGACGCCGTGTCCCGCCTCGCGGGACTGCGCGGCGTAGCCCCGCGCGGTGAGGACCCGCGCGAGCGCGGCCGCGCGCTCCTCCGGCGTGCCCGCCGCGGCGATCTCCGCCGCGCCGGGGCCGATCAGCTCCTGCACCCGGCTGCGGGCGAAGTCCCCGACGGCGTCCGCCCCGGCGTGCGCGGCGAGGAACCGCAGCGCCGCCGTGGCGAGGTCGTCGTAGCCGTGGCCGAAGCGGGCGCGGCCGGCGTCGGTGAGGAGGAAGTGTTTGGCCGGCCGTCCGCGGCCCCGCCGGCGCAGCCGCGGCGCGTCCCGCGTCTCGGCCTCGCCGTCCGCGAGCAGCGTGTCGAGGTGCCGCCGCACGGCCGCCGCCGAGAAGCTCCAGCTCCGCCGCGACGTCCGCCGCGGTGACCGGCCCCTGCTCCATGAGCAGGCGCGCGACCGCCTCGCGGGTGCGCCCCTCGCCGCTCGGCCCGTGTGCGGGCAGCACCGGCAGATCGATCCGACCCGACACCTGGGGTGCCCGGTCGTCGATCGCGGAGGTCCGCCCGGCTGTTTTCACAACACCAGTGTTGCGGATATCGGCGCGGACAGCAAAGGCGGCTCCCCGCCGGGTGAGGCGACTCACCCCGATCATCGCTCGCTACCCTGCTCGAATGGCGGTTCCGGAGGTCGAGGCGGCGCGGAGGGGCGGCGCGCACGTCGACCGTCCGCGGGACGCCGTCGCGCCGCCGGTGGCGCCACCCCCGCGCGATCCGGCGCGGCTCGCCCGCCGGCTCGGCCTCACCGGGGCCCTCCTCATGGCGATCGGCGCCCTCGGGGCCGGGGCTCTGCCCGTCCCGAACCCGCTCAACGGCCTGCGGGTGCTCGGGCTCCCCGCCCGCAACGCGACGCTGGCCATCGCGCTCACCTACGCGGGCATGGGCATGCTCGTCCTCGCCTGGCTCTGGATCGGCCGGATGCTCTCGGCCCGCGGCGCGGTCGCGCCCGCGCCGGAGCGCCCCGCCCTGGCCCGCACGGCGCTGCTGTGGGCGCTCCCGCTGGCGATCGCCCCCCCGCTGTTCAGCAAGGACGTCTACAGCTACCTCGCCCAGAGCGCGATCGGCGCCCGGGGCCTCGACCCCTACGTCCTGGGCCCGGCGCAGGCCCTCGGGGTGGACGATCCGCTCACCCGCACCATCCCGACGATCTGGCGGGACACCCCGGCGCCCTACGGCCCGCTGTTCCTGGCCCTGGGCCGCGGGATCACCGCGATCAGCGGCAACGACGTCGTCCTGGGCGTCCTGCTCCACCGCGTCCTGGCGCTGTGCGGCGTGGCGCTGATCATCTGGGCGCTGCCGAAGCTGGCCCGGCGCTGCGGGGTCGAGCCGGGCCTGGCGCTCTGGCTCGGCGCCGCGAACCCGCTGGTGCTGTTCCACCTGGTCAGCGGCATCCACAACGAAGCCCTGATGCTGGGACTGATGCTCGCCGGGCTGCACGTCGCGCTCGGCAGCGTGGACGCACCCCCGCGGACCTGGCAGTGGGTGGTGGGCGCGGCGTTGATCACCGGCGGGGCGGCGGTGAAGCTGCCCGCGGCCCTCGCGCTCGGCTTCGTCGGGGTGGACCTGGCCCGGCGCCGCGGAGGCCGGGTCCGGGACGTCGCGGCGGCGGCCGCGGGGCTGGGCGCGGTGGCCGTCGTCGTCCTGCTCGCGCTCGGGTTCGGCACGGGGCTGGGCTTCGGCTGGGTGTCCACGCTCGGCACGGCCAACGCGATCCGCAGCTGGATGTCCGTGGCCACGGACCTCGGCCAGCTCAGCGGGCAGATCGGGATCCTGGCCGGCCTCGGGGACCACACGGACACCACTCTGATGCTCACCCGCGGGGTGGGCGGGATCGCCTCGGCGCTCCTCTGCGTGTGGCTGCTGCTGGCGGTCCTGCGCGGCCGCGTCGACGCGGTGACGGGGGTGGGCGCCGGGCTCGGCGCCGTCGTCCTGCTCGGGCCGGTCGTGCATCCCTGGTACCTGCTGTGGGCGGCCGTACCGCTCGCCGCCACCCGGGGGCTCCCCCGCTACCGCCGGGCCGCGCTCGCGGCCTCGGCGGTGCTGGCGGTGATGGTCCCGCCGACGGGTGCGGACTTCAACTTCCGCGCGTACCAGCTCCCGATGGCCATCGTGGCCGGCATCGTCCTGCTCGGGGTGGCGGTGCTGCTCGTCCGTCGCACCGCGCTGCGGGACAGCGGGTCCGGCGCCGACCTCGGCGGCCCAACTCTCTAGACTCCCCCACCGTGACGCCCACTCCGCCGCCGCTCCTGGCGGCCCCAGCCGTCTCCGTGCGGGGCCTGGTGAAGCGCTACGGGCGGACCACCGCCGTCGACGGCCTGGACCTGCGGCTCGAGCCCGCCAGCGTGCTCGCCCTGCTCGGCCCGAACGGCGCCGGCAAGTCCACCACGGTGGAGATCTGCGAGGGCTTCGTGAGGGCGGACGAGGGCGAGATCCGCGTCCTCGGGATGGACCCCGCCGGCGCCCCGGACGCGCTGCGGGCCCGGATCGGGATCATGCCGCAGGGCGGCGGCGCCTACCCCGGCGTGAAGGCCGAGGAGATGCTCCGGGTCGTGGCGGCCTGCGCGGCCGAGCCCCTGGACGTCCGCTGGCTGATCGAGGTCCTCGGCCTCGCCGGCTGCGCCCGCACGCCGTTCAAGCGGCTCTCCGGCGGCCAGCAGCAGCGCCTCGCGCTGGCCTGCGCGGTCGTCGGGCGGCCCGAGCTGGTCTTCCTCGACGAGCCGACGGCGGGCATGGACCCGCAGGGCCGGCGCCTGGTCTGGGAGCTGGTCGAGGCGCTGCGCCGGGACGGCGTCGCGGTGCTGCTCACCACGCACCTGATGGAGGAGGCCGAGGCGCTGGCGGACCAGGTCGTGATCATGGATCACGGCAGGGTGGTCGCCCAGGGCAGCCCCGCCGAGCTGACCTCCGGCGGCGAGCAGCAGGAGCTGCGGTTCCGCGCCCGCACCGGGATGGACGTCGAGGCGCTGGCCGCCGCGCTGCCCGTCGGGCACAGCGCCGCGGAGACGGTCGCCGGGCGCTACGTCGTCCGCGGCCGGATCGACCCCGCCGTGCTCTCGGCGATCACCGGCTGGTGCGCGGACCAGGGCGCCCTCGCGGACGACGTCCAGGTCGCCCGGCGCAGCCTCGAGGACGTCTTCCTCGACCTCACCGGACGGGGAGCTCCGCTCGTGACGACGTCCGGCCACGACGGGCGCGCGGCACGGTTCGCGCCCGGCACCTTCACCCCCGCCCCGGGCGGGGCTCCCTCGCCACGATGCTGCTGGCCCAGGCGGGCACCGAGACCCGGCTGGCCCTGCGCCACGGCGAGCAGGTGCTGCTCACCCTGCTGATCCCGATCGTGCTGCTCGTCGGCCTGTCCCTGCTGCCGATCCTGTCGCTGCCCGAGCCGCGGGTGAACTCGGTGACGCCGGGGATCCTCGCGCTCGCGGTGATGTCGACCGCCTTCACCAGCCAGGCCATCACCCTTGGCTTCGACCGGCGCTACGGCGTGATCCGCCGGCTCGCCGCGACCGCGCTGCCGCGCTGGCTGCTCGTCGCCGGGCGGATGGCGGCGATGCTGGCCGTGGTCGTCGTGCAGGTCGTGGTGCTCTCGGTCGTCGCCGCATTCCTCGGGTGGAGGCCCGCCGCGGCCGGTCTCGGCTGGGCGGTGCTGCTCGTCCTGCTCGGCTGCGCCGCGTTCGGCGCCCTCGGCGTGCTGCTCGGCGGCACCCTGCGCTCGGACATCGTGCTGGCCGTGGCGAACGTCGTGTGGTTCGTGCTGCTGCTCGGCGGCGGCATCGTGATCCCGCTGGCCGATCTGCCGGCCGGGCTCGCGGCCGTGGCGGGGCTGCTCCCGTCCGGGGCGCTGGCCGAGGGGCTGCGGACCGCCCTGGTCGACGGCGCCGCACCGGGCCCGGGGCCGGTCCTCGTGCTGCTGGCCTGGGCGGTCGTCGGGGCGGGCGTCGCGGTGCGGACCGTCCGGCTGCGCTGATCGACCGGTCACCTTCTACGATCTGTAGTCGTGGCCCGCCCCTCCTTCCTCGCGCGCATCCCGTCCACCCCGCCGGCGCTGATGCGCCGGCTGGCCCTGCTCGCGGTGCTCGCCCAGGGCGGGATCGCGGTCACCGGCTCGGTCGTCCGGGTGACGGGGTCCGGGCTGGGCTGCCCGACCTGGCCCAACTGCTTCCCCGGCAGCCTCGTCCCCGTCGCGCATCCCGGGATCGCGGCGCTGACGCAGTGGATCGAGTTCTCGAACCGGCTGCTGACGTTCGTCGTGGTGGCGATCTCGGGGTTCTGCCTGCTCGCGGCGTTGAACACCCGGCCCCGGCGCCGCCGGCTCACCTGGCTCGCGGTCGCGATGCCGCTGGGGGTGGTGGCACAGGCCGTCATCGGCGGGTTCACCGTGCTCCTGGGCCTGGCCTGGTGGAGCGTGATGCCGCACTTCCTGGCGTCGATGCTGCTCGTCTGGCTGGCCGTGCAGCTCGTCGACGAGGCCACGGCGGGCGGGCCCGTCGTCCGCACGGTGCCCGGTGCCGCCCGCGGGCTGATCGTGCTGAGCTCCGTCGTCCTGGGGGCCCTGCTGGTCGCCGGGACGCTCGTCACGGCCGCGGGGCCGCACGCGGGGGACGCGAGCACGCCCCGGCTGGGCCTGGGCGTCCCGGCGATGGCCCAGCTGCACGCGGACCTGCTCTTCGCCTACCTCGGGCTGCTCGCCGGGCTCGGTTTCACCCTGTTCGCCACGCACGCGGCAGCTGCGCTGAAGCGCCGCTACTGGGTGCTGGTCGCGGTCGTGGCCGCGCAGGGAGCGCTGGGCGGCATCCAGTACGCCCTGGGCGTGCCGGAGGTCCTCGTGGCGCTGCACGTGCTCGGCGCGGCCGCGGTCACCGCGGCCGCCGCGGCGGTGTGGGCGGGCACGACCCGCCGGGAGCCACTGCCGGACGCCGTCGCGGACGTGTCGGTCGAACCGCCGGCGCTCGCCGCTCGGCCCTGATCGGGCTGGTCCCCGATCATGCTCGCGGCCAATCCGGCCGCGGGATGCCGACCAGCGCCACCACGCCCCGTGCGAAGGTGGGGGCGTGAGCGACCCCACCCCTTTCGCCGACCTCCAGGACTACCTCGGCCTCGACCGGCTCGCCGGCCTGGAGCTTCTCCCCGGACGGCACCCGCCTCGTCACCGTCGTCTCCGCCCTCGACGCCGACCGCTCTGGGCGCGTCACCGCGCTGTGGGAGATCGACCCCACGGGTGAGCGAGCCGCACGGCGGCTGACGCGCAGCGCGAAGGGCGAGTCGGCCCCGGCGTTCACCCCCACCGGCGACCTGCTCTTCGTCTCGGCGCGGCCCGACGGCACGGCACCGGACGACGCCCCCGCCGCCCTCTGGGAGCTGCCGGCGGACGGCGGCGAGGCCCGGGTGGTCGGGACCCGGCCCGGCGGCGTCGGGTCCCCCGTCGTCGCGCTGGAGACCGGATCCGTGCTGGCCACGTCCCCGACGATGCCCGGCGCCGTCACCGCCGAGGACGACGAGAAGCGGCGGCGGGCCCGCAAGGACGGGAAGGTCTCGGCGATCCTGCACACGGCCTACCCCGTGCGGTACTGGGACCACGACCTCGGACCGGACGAGCCGCGGCTGCTCCTCGGCGGCCCGGCCGCGGACGACGCGACGATCACCTGGACGGACCTGACCCCGACGCCGGGTGCCGCGCTCGTCGAGAGCGCGGCGGACCTCACGCCGGACGGCCGGACCGTCGTCACGGTGTGGAAGGTCCCGGCGCCGGGCGGGGACGTGCGGTCCACGATCGCGGCGATCGACGTCGGCTCGGGCGAACGGCGGGTCCTGCTCGCGGACGACACCCACGACTATCTGAACCTGCAGGTCAGCCCGGACGGTGCCGCGGTCGCGGTGCTGCGGGAGAGGCGGTCGGAGGCGACCCGCGGCCCGGTGGTCGACCTCGTCGTGGTGCCCCTGTCCGGCGGCGCCGTCGCCGAGATCACCTCCGGCTGGGACCGGTGGCCCGCGGCGTTCCGCTGGACCCCGGACTCGGCCGCGCTGATCGTCGTCGCGGACGAGAACGGGCGCTCCCCGCTGTTCCGGGTCGCGCTCGACGGGAGCGTCACCCGGCTCACCGGGGACCACGGCGCCTACACCGACCCTCGCGTCTCGCCGGACGGGGCCTCCGTCTACGCGCTGCGCTCCGCCGTCGACTCGCCGCCCGCGCCGGTCCGGCTCGACGCGCACGCGCCGGACCAGCAGCCCGTCGGCCTGCCGGGGCCCGTCGAGCCGCCCGCACTGCCGGGCACGCTCACGGAGATCGACACCACCGCGTCGGACGGCACCGCCCTACGCGCCTGGCTCGTGCTGCCCGACGGGGCGAGTGCCGCGGAGCCGGCGCCGCTCCTGCTCTGGGTGCACGGCGGCCCGCTGGGCAGCTGGAACGCCTGGCAGTGGCGCTGGAACCCGTGGCTGATGGCCGCCCGCGGCTACGCCGTGCTGCTGCCGGACCCGGCGCTGTCCACGGGCTACGGGCAGGAGTTCGTCGAACGCGGCTGGGGGGCGTGGGGTGCGGCGCCGTACACGGACCTGATGGCCATGACGGATCACGCCGAGAGCCTCCCGGAGATCGACGCGACGCGGGTCGCGGCGATGGGCGGCTCGTTCGGCGGCTACATGGCGAACTGGATCGCCGGGCAGACGGACCGGTTCGCCGCGATCGTCACCCACGCCAGCCTCTGGGCGCTGGACCACTTCGGCACCACGACGGACTTCGCGTCCGAGTGGGCGCGGAGCTCTCGCCGGAGATGTCCGCGGCCAACAGCCCGCACCGCAACGTCGACGCGATCACCACACCCATGCTGGTGATCCACGGGGACAAGGACTACCGGGTGCCGATCGGCGAGGCATTGCGGCTGTGGTGGGAGCTGCAGGCACGGCAGCAGGACCCGGCCGACAACCCGCACCGGTTCCTGTACTTCCCGGACGAGAACCACTGGATCCTGAAGCCGCAGAACTCGGTCGTCTGGTACGAGACGGTCTTCGCGTTCCTGTCCGAGCACGTCCTGGGCAAGGAGACGCCGATGCCGGACCTCCTGGGCTGACCCGCCCCCGCAACGACGACGCCCTCCCGCGGA is a window of Pseudonocardia sp. T1-2H DNA encoding:
- a CDS encoding COX15/CtaA family protein; translated protein: MARPSFLARIPSTPPALMRRLALLAVLAQGGIAVTGSVVRVTGSGLGCPTWPNCFPGSLVPVAHPGIAALTQWIEFSNRLLTFVVVAISGFCLLAALNTRPRRRRLTWLAVAMPLGVVAQAVIGGFTVLLGLAWWSVMPHFLASMLLVWLAVQLVDEATAGGPVVRTVPGAARGLIVLSSVVLGALLVAGTLVTAAGPHAGDASTPRLGLGVPAMAQLHADLLFAYLGLLAGLGFTLFATHAAAALKRRYWVLVAVVAAQGALGGIQYALGVPEVLVALHVLGAAAVTAAAAAVWAGTTRREPLPDAVADVSVEPPALAARP
- a CDS encoding S9 family peptidase; amino-acid sequence: MVGTRPGGVGSPVVALETGSVLATSPTMPGAVTAEDDEKRRRARKDGKVSAILHTAYPVRYWDHDLGPDEPRLLLGGPAADDATITWTDLTPTPGAALVESAADLTPDGRTVVTVWKVPAPGGDVRSTIAAIDVGSGERRVLLADDTHDYLNLQVSPDGAAVAVLRERRSEATRGPVVDLVVVPLSGGAVAEITSGWDRWPAAFRWTPDSAALIVVADENGRSPLFRVALDGSVTRLTGDHGAYTDPRVSPDGASVYALRSAVDSPPAPVRLDAHAPDQQPVGLPGPVEPPALPGTLTEIDTTASDGTALRAWLVLPDGASAAEPAPLLLWVHGGPLGSWNAWQWRWNPWLMAARGYAVLLPDPALSTGYGQEFVERGWGAWGAAPYTDLMAMTDHAESLPEIDATRVAAMGGSFGGYMANWIAGQTDRFAAIVTHASLWALDHFGTTTDFASEWARSSRRRCPRPTARTATSTRSPHPCW
- a CDS encoding prolyl oligopeptidase family serine peptidase; this encodes MLVIHGDKDYRVPIGEALRLWWELQARQQDPADNPHRFLYFPDENHWILKPQNSVVWYETVFAFLSEHVLGKETPMPDLLG